The following are from one region of the Methanomassiliicoccus luminyensis B10 genome:
- the fsa gene encoding fructose-6-phosphate aldolase has translation MKIFIDTANLDKIKEVNSWGILDGVTTNPSLVAKENTDFRTLVGEICKLVDGPISAEVMSTKAADMVAEARELAKINRNVVIKVPMTEEGLKATKTLANEDIPVNMTLIFSAAQALLAAKAGARYVSPFVGRLDDIGQDGMKLISEIMNILDNYDFDTEVIVASVRDPIHVVEAAQLGAHIATIPYDVLKKMFNHPLTDNGIKKFQDDWAKVPKKP, from the coding sequence ATGAAGATATTCATCGACACCGCTAACCTGGACAAGATAAAGGAAGTGAACAGCTGGGGGATCCTGGACGGGGTCACCACCAACCCCTCCCTGGTGGCCAAGGAGAACACCGACTTCAGGACCCTGGTGGGGGAGATATGCAAGCTCGTTGACGGGCCCATCAGCGCCGAGGTCATGAGCACCAAGGCCGCCGACATGGTGGCGGAAGCGAGGGAGCTGGCCAAGATCAACAGGAACGTGGTCATCAAGGTCCCCATGACCGAGGAGGGCCTGAAGGCCACCAAGACCCTGGCCAACGAGGACATCCCGGTCAACATGACCCTCATCTTCTCGGCCGCGCAGGCGCTGCTGGCAGCCAAGGCCGGGGCAAGGTACGTGTCCCCGTTCGTGGGCCGCCTGGACGACATCGGCCAGGACGGCATGAAGCTCATCTCCGAGATCATGAACATCCTGGACAACTACGACTTCGACACCGAGGTCATCGTGGCGTCGGTGCGCGACCCCATCCACGTGGTCGAGGCGGCGCAGCTGGGCGCGCACATTGCCACCATTCCGTACGACGTTCTGAAGAAGATGTTCAATCATCCTCTTACGGACAATGGGATCAAGAAGTTCCAGGACGATTGGGCCAAGGTGCCCAAGAAGCCTTGA
- a CDS encoding transketolase family protein, translating to MKWVYTSQRKEYGNALVEIGKARTDVVVLDGDLSSSTRTVDFAKKFPERFFNCGIAEQNLMGTAAGLAVSGKTVFASTFAVFATGRCWDQIRQSIAYSNLNVKIVATHAGITVGPDGATHQALEDIALMRVLPNMTVIVPADGVEAYKAVKAVAEHNGPCYVRLGRSDVPMVTTMDSPFTIGKATVIREGTDVTLVGCGQMVAICADAAEELQAKGISAEVINMSTIKPLDGETLLRSVRKTGGVVTAEEHSIESGLGGAVSEFLGDHHPVPQRRIGTPACFGESGESEALMRRYGLTSEKVAAAAEDVIRRKKQ from the coding sequence ATGAAGTGGGTCTATACCAGCCAGAGGAAGGAGTACGGCAACGCCCTCGTCGAGATCGGGAAGGCGCGCACCGACGTGGTGGTGCTGGACGGAGACCTCTCCTCGTCCACCCGGACGGTCGATTTCGCCAAGAAGTTCCCCGAGCGGTTCTTCAACTGCGGCATCGCCGAGCAGAACCTCATGGGCACCGCCGCCGGGCTGGCCGTTTCAGGGAAGACCGTCTTCGCCTCGACCTTCGCGGTGTTCGCGACGGGGAGGTGCTGGGACCAGATCAGGCAGTCCATCGCCTATTCGAACCTCAATGTCAAGATCGTCGCCACCCACGCCGGCATCACCGTAGGACCGGACGGGGCGACGCACCAGGCCCTGGAGGACATCGCCCTCATGAGGGTGCTCCCCAACATGACCGTCATCGTTCCCGCCGACGGGGTGGAAGCGTACAAGGCCGTGAAGGCCGTCGCCGAGCACAATGGGCCCTGCTATGTCAGGCTGGGACGATCGGACGTGCCGATGGTCACCACCATGGACTCGCCGTTCACCATCGGGAAGGCCACCGTCATCAGGGAAGGTACCGACGTCACCCTGGTGGGGTGCGGGCAGATGGTGGCGATATGCGCCGACGCGGCCGAGGAGCTGCAGGCCAAGGGCATATCCGCCGAGGTCATCAACATGTCGACGATCAAGCCGCTGGACGGCGAGACGCTGCTCCGCTCGGTCAGGAAGACCGGCGGGGTAGTGACGGCGGAAGAGCATTCCATAGAATCGGGCCTGGGAGGAGCGGTCAGCGAGTTCCTCGGCGACCACCATCCCGTCCCGCAGAGAAGGATCGGCACCCCCGCCTGCTTCGGAGAGTCCGGGGAGAGCGAGGCGCTGATGCGCCGCTACGGGCTTACCAGTGAAAAGGTGGCCGCCGCGGCCGAGGACGTCATCAGGAGGAAGAAGCAATGA
- a CDS encoding transketolase, with product MTLYDEQTIKTLEAKANLIRRHVIKMTYAAQSGHPGGSLSYADIIAALFFKVMKHRPDDPKWEGRDKLVLSKGHAAPAYYAALAEAGYFPVKDLTSLRQLGSHLQGHPCRRKTPGIEISTGSLGQGLSVANGMGLAAKLDRRATRIYCLCGDGEMQEGQNWEAAMLASHYKIDNVTAIIDRNRMQIDGPTEQIMSLEPLGDKWRAFGWNVIEINGHDMRQILEACDKAKQVTGKPTVIIANTIKGKGVSFMEGAVAFHGKAPNQDEYRIALKELGEPQ from the coding sequence TTGACCTTATACGACGAGCAGACCATCAAGACCCTGGAGGCAAAAGCGAATCTGATCCGCAGGCACGTCATCAAGATGACCTATGCCGCGCAGTCCGGGCACCCCGGGGGCTCCCTTTCCTACGCTGACATCATTGCCGCTCTTTTCTTCAAGGTCATGAAGCACCGCCCCGATGATCCCAAGTGGGAGGGCCGGGACAAGCTGGTATTGTCCAAGGGGCACGCCGCGCCGGCGTACTACGCAGCGCTGGCCGAGGCAGGGTACTTCCCGGTGAAGGACCTGACGTCGCTACGCCAGCTGGGCTCGCACCTGCAGGGGCATCCCTGCCGCAGGAAGACCCCTGGTATCGAGATCTCCACCGGTTCCTTGGGACAAGGACTGAGCGTAGCCAACGGCATGGGCCTGGCGGCCAAGCTGGACCGCCGCGCCACCCGCATCTATTGCCTGTGCGGAGACGGGGAGATGCAGGAGGGCCAGAACTGGGAGGCGGCCATGCTGGCATCCCATTACAAGATCGACAACGTCACCGCCATCATCGACCGCAACAGGATGCAGATCGACGGACCGACCGAGCAGATAATGTCACTGGAGCCCCTGGGCGACAAGTGGAGGGCCTTCGGCTGGAACGTCATCGAGATCAATGGGCATGACATGAGGCAGATACTCGAAGCATGCGATAAGGCCAAGCAGGTCACCGGCAAGCCGACCGTGATCATCGCCAACACCATCAAGGGAAAGGGCGTGTCGTTCATGGAGGGCGCCGTGGCTTTCCACGGGAAGGCGCCCAACCAGGACGAGTACCGCATCGCCCTGAAGGAACTGGGGGAACCGCAATGA
- the pcn gene encoding proliferating cell nuclear antigen (pcna), with amino-acid sequence MFHAKIKSETLKGIVDVVSTLVDEAKFKIDPEGMELKAVDPAHVAMVDMRVERTAFEEFSADDTEIGVDLDKIKEVLRLARSGDVIEMEQDEDKNRLVLHVGNITRRMNLVDTTGMNDPKVPNVSLPTKIAVTSDELQKGIRAAESVSDHIALTASPDGFEMFSEGDTDSVSLKLPKELLISIECDEKVRSLFPLDYFSNMVRSIPGGSVVSINLGSDYPVKLQFDIADKKGSVNYLLAPRIESD; translated from the coding sequence ATGTTTCACGCGAAAATCAAATCTGAGACCCTGAAAGGCATTGTCGATGTGGTCTCGACCCTTGTTGACGAGGCGAAGTTCAAGATCGACCCGGAGGGTATGGAACTGAAGGCCGTCGACCCGGCCCACGTGGCCATGGTGGACATGAGGGTGGAGAGGACCGCCTTCGAGGAGTTCTCCGCCGACGACACCGAGATCGGGGTGGACCTGGACAAGATCAAGGAGGTCCTGAGGCTGGCCCGCTCCGGCGACGTCATCGAGATGGAGCAGGACGAGGACAAGAACCGCTTGGTGCTCCACGTCGGCAACATCACCCGGCGCATGAACCTGGTCGACACCACCGGGATGAACGACCCCAAGGTGCCGAACGTCAGCCTCCCGACCAAGATCGCCGTCACCTCCGACGAGCTGCAGAAGGGCATCCGCGCCGCCGAGTCCGTCTCGGACCACATCGCCCTGACCGCTTCTCCCGACGGTTTCGAGATGTTCTCCGAGGGCGACACCGATTCGGTCAGCCTGAAGCTGCCCAAGGAGCTGCTGATCTCCATCGAGTGCGATGAGAAGGTGAGGAGCCTGTTCCCCCTGGACTACTTCTCCAATATGGTGCGCTCCATACCCGGAGGGTCGGTGGTGTCCATCAACCTGGGCAGCGACTACCCGGTGAAGCTGCAGTTCGACATAGCGGACAAGAAGGGCAGCGTCAACTACCTGCTGGCGCCGAGGATCGAGAGCGATTGA
- a CDS encoding transcription factor S, with the protein MFCSKCGSLLFPTQAKDGVVTCKCGHQEPVAGGQTIKTVQKKKEVEDCPVVDGIEGVMPKTNVTCPKCGHNEAYWYLRQTRKSDEPETTFLTCCKCGHRWRKY; encoded by the coding sequence ATGTTCTGTTCGAAGTGCGGATCGCTTCTGTTCCCGACCCAGGCCAAGGACGGCGTGGTGACGTGCAAGTGCGGCCACCAGGAGCCGGTGGCCGGAGGACAGACCATCAAGACGGTCCAGAAGAAGAAAGAGGTAGAGGACTGCCCAGTAGTTGACGGCATCGAGGGCGTGATGCCCAAGACCAACGTTACCTGCCCCAAGTGCGGGCACAACGAGGCCTATTGGTATCTTAGGCAGACCAGGAAATCGGACGAACCGGAGACGACCTTCCTCACCTGCTGCAAGTGCGGGCACAGGTGGAGAAAGTACTGA
- a CDS encoding secondary thiamine-phosphate synthase enzyme YjbQ yields the protein MGNYRKVLNIKTASEGDIVDLTGHLREAVAASRLKDGLACVFVGHSTAGLFTIENEEGLQKDMRDALQRLFPKEMDYDHHRRWGDGNGHSHIRSSFLGTSMTVPFHDGTLDLGTWQQVVLMELDNRGRDRKVIVQILGD from the coding sequence ATGGGGAACTATAGAAAGGTCCTTAATATCAAGACCGCATCGGAAGGCGATATAGTCGACCTTACCGGTCATTTAAGGGAGGCGGTGGCGGCGTCCCGTCTAAAGGACGGCCTGGCCTGCGTGTTCGTCGGCCATTCCACCGCCGGCCTGTTCACCATCGAGAACGAGGAAGGTCTCCAGAAAGACATGAGGGATGCCCTGCAGCGCCTGTTCCCCAAGGAGATGGACTACGACCATCACCGGCGGTGGGGCGACGGCAACGGGCATTCCCACATCCGCTCCTCGTTCCTTGGAACGTCCATGACGGTGCCCTTCCACGACGGTACCCTCGACCTGGGCACCTGGCAGCAGGTGGTCCTGATGGAGCTGGACAACCGCGGAAGGGACAGAAAGGTAATTGTACAGATCCTTGGAGATTAA
- a CDS encoding MBL fold metallo-hydrolase encodes MKIKFLGGADVVGRMGMLLQNKGATLLFEYGMTASKPPQYPLAAPPVDMAFLTHSHLDHCGMMPWLCGKYDTEVVATPTTIDVAELLVRDSLKVADAEGYPKPYDEQDIRTMMRNMTPMTYGEVMDVGGFEVELHPAGHLPGAAMYELRGESTTMFTGDIHTYNMRLVWGAHPVKVDNLIIEGTYSGRLHPDRMKTEYELIEKVKEVVERGGRAILPCFAVGRTQELMLILKDLKYNMWVDGMGKAITRHYLERPEYIRSEKALKAARRKFHEVRTPQDRKQARKEAQVIVTTGGMLDGGPVLSYIDDVKDDPRSAILLSGYQVEESNGYRLLRDGFIEVQAVKEELKRPVKIKCEVKKYDLSAHADQNELLAFIRACDPEKVIIMHSDDREPLAQAVRGEGLQVLLPKAEEEIEL; translated from the coding sequence ATGAAAATCAAGTTCTTAGGCGGCGCAGATGTGGTCGGGAGGATGGGTATGCTCCTCCAGAACAAGGGTGCTACCCTGCTCTTCGAATATGGAATGACTGCGTCCAAGCCCCCCCAGTACCCGCTGGCCGCTCCTCCGGTGGACATGGCGTTCCTGACGCACAGCCACCTGGACCACTGCGGCATGATGCCCTGGCTATGCGGCAAATATGACACCGAGGTCGTGGCCACCCCCACCACCATAGATGTGGCGGAGCTGCTGGTGCGCGACTCCCTGAAGGTCGCCGATGCCGAGGGGTACCCGAAGCCATACGACGAGCAGGACATCCGGACCATGATGCGCAACATGACCCCCATGACCTACGGCGAGGTCATGGACGTGGGAGGCTTCGAGGTCGAACTGCACCCCGCCGGGCACCTGCCCGGCGCCGCCATGTACGAGCTGCGAGGCGAAAGCACTACCATGTTCACCGGGGACATCCACACCTACAACATGAGGCTGGTGTGGGGCGCCCACCCGGTAAAGGTCGACAACCTCATCATCGAGGGCACCTACTCCGGACGCCTGCACCCCGACCGCATGAAGACCGAGTACGAGCTGATCGAGAAGGTCAAGGAGGTCGTGGAGCGGGGCGGTAGGGCCATCCTGCCGTGCTTCGCGGTGGGCCGCACCCAGGAGCTGATGCTCATACTCAAGGACCTCAAGTACAACATGTGGGTCGACGGGATGGGGAAGGCCATCACCCGGCACTACCTGGAGCGGCCGGAGTACATCCGTTCGGAGAAGGCCCTCAAGGCGGCCCGGCGGAAGTTCCACGAGGTGCGCACTCCCCAGGACCGCAAGCAGGCCCGCAAGGAGGCCCAGGTCATCGTCACTACCGGAGGCATGCTGGACGGCGGCCCCGTACTGTCGTACATCGACGACGTGAAGGACGATCCCCGCAGCGCCATCCTGCTGAGCGGCTACCAGGTCGAGGAGTCCAACGGCTACAGGCTGCTGAGGGACGGCTTCATAGAGGTGCAGGCGGTGAAGGAAGAGCTCAAGAGGCCGGTGAAGATCAAGTGCGAGGTCAAGAAGTACGACCTCAGCGCGCACGCCGACCAGAACGAGCTGCTGGCGTTCATCAGGGCCTGCGACCCCGAGAAGGTAATCATCATGCACTCCGATGATCGCGAGCCTCTCGCCCAGGCGGTCCGGGGAGAGGGCCTGCAGGTCCTCCTCCCCAAGGCGGAGGAAGAGATCGAGCTATAA
- the nadC gene encoding carboxylating nicotinate-nucleotide diphosphorylase → MSIREFLQEDRGFGDITSDALIGEQSGTASVRTGEACVLAGLEEAIEVFRTLGLETVPGAKDGDTLAEGAEVLVIRGRLKDILLGERLALNFLMRMSGIATATAEVQAAVRKVSPRTRVAATRKTTPGFRFYEKKAVSLGGGDPHRYRLDDAILIKDNHLRIVGSVSDAVLKAKQASFTKKVEVEVESLGDAKVAAQAGADIILLDNMAPEQAKECADAIRAIDPRVLVEVSGRITPESAPRYAEAGVDIISLGWLTHSSRAVHFSLDVLDVTAAD, encoded by the coding sequence ATGAGCATCAGGGAGTTCCTTCAGGAGGACAGGGGCTTCGGGGACATCACCTCGGACGCCCTCATCGGCGAGCAGTCCGGCACCGCCTCCGTCAGGACCGGCGAGGCCTGCGTGCTGGCCGGCCTGGAGGAGGCCATCGAGGTGTTCCGGACCCTCGGTCTGGAGACCGTCCCCGGCGCCAAGGACGGCGACACCCTGGCCGAGGGGGCCGAGGTCCTGGTCATCAGGGGCCGGCTGAAGGACATCCTGCTGGGGGAGAGGCTGGCGCTCAACTTCCTCATGCGCATGTCCGGGATCGCCACTGCCACCGCGGAGGTGCAGGCGGCGGTCAGGAAGGTCAGCCCGAGGACCAGGGTGGCGGCTACGCGCAAGACCACCCCGGGGTTCCGGTTCTATGAGAAGAAGGCCGTCTCGCTCGGCGGCGGCGATCCTCACCGTTATCGTCTGGACGACGCCATTCTGATCAAGGACAACCACCTCAGGATCGTCGGCAGCGTGTCCGATGCGGTCCTGAAGGCCAAGCAGGCCTCCTTCACCAAGAAGGTGGAGGTCGAGGTGGAGTCCCTCGGCGACGCCAAGGTAGCGGCCCAGGCTGGGGCGGACATCATTCTCCTGGACAATATGGCCCCTGAGCAGGCGAAGGAATGCGCTGACGCCATAAGGGCCATCGACCCCCGTGTGCTGGTGGAAGTATCCGGGAGGATCACTCCGGAATCGGCCCCGCGGTACGCGGAAGCGGGCGTGGACATAATCTCCCTGGGGTGGCTGACCCACTCCTCCCGGGCGGTCCACTTCTCCCTGGACGTTCTCGACGTCACCGCTGCAGATTGA
- a CDS encoding CoB--CoM heterodisulfide reductase iron-sulfur subunit B family protein — MNRPLYLFSGCLIPTRLPFLEASSRFVLDRLGVEHSDLPQATCCVEPIGLKSLARDTWLASAARLLSIAEEGGRDILTLCNGCYMSLREAQHALEDEARKREVNAVLREIGREYRGDAEVRHLAGFLAEREEGVRSRVVNPLTDLKLASHPGCHMVRPSEVLKVDRSFRPETLSRIASWTGAEVVAGEDWPKCCGGGLSGIDDELSSAILADAVSGFRPSGAAAILTPCPFCFVQLDLKQKDGLPVLHLSELLALAFGAEPSRIGMQYHRNKLNLQR; from the coding sequence ATGAACCGGCCGCTCTACCTCTTCAGCGGCTGCCTCATCCCCACCAGGCTGCCGTTCCTGGAAGCATCGTCGCGCTTCGTGCTGGACCGGCTCGGCGTGGAGCACTCGGACCTGCCGCAGGCCACCTGCTGCGTGGAGCCCATCGGATTGAAGAGCCTGGCCCGGGATACCTGGCTGGCCTCGGCCGCCCGCCTCCTTTCCATCGCCGAGGAGGGCGGGAGGGACATCCTGACGCTGTGCAACGGCTGCTACATGTCCCTCCGGGAGGCGCAGCACGCTCTCGAGGACGAGGCGAGGAAGAGAGAGGTCAACGCGGTGCTGAGAGAGATCGGCCGGGAGTACCGGGGGGACGCGGAGGTGCGCCACCTGGCCGGGTTCCTCGCTGAAAGAGAGGAGGGAGTGCGCTCGCGCGTCGTCAACCCGCTGACCGATCTGAAGCTGGCCTCCCACCCCGGCTGCCACATGGTGAGGCCGAGCGAGGTGTTGAAGGTGGACCGGTCCTTCCGTCCGGAGACCTTGAGCAGGATAGCCTCCTGGACCGGCGCCGAGGTGGTGGCGGGCGAGGACTGGCCGAAATGCTGCGGGGGCGGGCTGTCGGGCATCGACGACGAGCTGTCCTCCGCCATCCTGGCCGATGCGGTGTCCGGCTTCCGGCCCTCCGGGGCGGCGGCGATATTGACGCCCTGCCCGTTCTGCTTCGTGCAGCTGGACCTCAAGCAGAAGGACGGCCTGCCGGTGCTCCACCTGTCGGAGCTGCTGGCACTGGCGTTCGGGGCGGAGCCGTCCAGGATAGGAATGCAGTACCACCGCAACAAGCTCAATCTGCAGCGGTGA
- a CDS encoding 4Fe-4S dicluster domain-containing protein produces MRRTAEDPSVARDLNRGSELHRCQQCGACASVCPSQARGGIRPAELMARASLGAVDVRSERSVWLCAACMSCSERCPSGAGPGEVVARLRELASEAGNRPPYLGEEAKRFMQTGICFPKTGMTRKMRKELGLDDMEVSAEAVREVGEICRRTGLGRLRE; encoded by the coding sequence GTGAGGAGGACCGCCGAGGACCCCAGCGTGGCCCGGGACCTGAACAGGGGCAGTGAGCTGCATCGCTGCCAGCAGTGCGGGGCCTGCGCTTCGGTATGCCCTAGCCAGGCGCGAGGGGGCATACGCCCGGCGGAGCTGATGGCGCGCGCCTCCCTGGGGGCGGTGGACGTCCGGAGCGAGAGGAGCGTGTGGCTGTGCGCGGCATGCATGTCCTGCTCCGAGCGCTGCCCTTCCGGGGCCGGACCGGGCGAAGTGGTGGCGCGCCTGCGCGAGCTCGCTTCCGAGGCCGGGAACCGCCCCCCGTACCTCGGCGAGGAGGCCAAGCGGTTCATGCAGACCGGCATCTGCTTCCCCAAGACCGGCATGACCAGGAAGATGCGCAAGGAGCTGGGCCTGGATGATATGGAGGTCTCGGCGGAGGCGGTGCGGGAGGTCGGGGAGATCTGCCGCCGCACCGGGCTGGGGAGGCTGAGGGAATGA
- a CDS encoding DUF488 domain-containing protein, translating into MPSSRVWTVGYEGRTLQDILSLVRSYGLEVLIDVRESPYSRRKGFSQRPLREALERTGVEYVHMPELGTPKELRRAIIDPEEYRFRYLEHLKEERGTYEQLLKIVSDRPSVLLCFERDFKDCHRGLIAERLAEDGMDVVHL; encoded by the coding sequence ATGCCATCCTCTCGGGTCTGGACCGTTGGCTATGAAGGACGAACGCTGCAGGACATCCTTTCGCTGGTCAGGTCGTACGGCCTGGAGGTGCTCATCGATGTCAGAGAATCCCCGTACTCCCGGAGGAAGGGGTTCTCCCAGAGGCCCCTGAGGGAGGCGCTGGAGCGCACCGGGGTCGAATACGTTCACATGCCCGAGCTCGGCACTCCCAAGGAGCTGCGCAGGGCCATCATCGACCCGGAGGAATACCGGTTCAGGTACCTGGAGCACCTCAAGGAGGAGCGCGGGACCTACGAACAGCTTCTCAAGATCGTCAGCGACAGGCCTTCGGTCCTGCTGTGCTTCGAGCGGGACTTCAAGGACTGCCACCGCGGCCTCATCGCCGAGAGGCTGGCCGAGGACGGGATGGACGTTGTCCACCTGTGA